In Macrobrachium nipponense isolate FS-2020 chromosome 15, ASM1510439v2, whole genome shotgun sequence, a single genomic region encodes these proteins:
- the LOC135194900 gene encoding protease inhibitor 2-like isoform X2 — protein MVKTGFLSAVMLVTLFAIIGTSKAVPHNHKPACGNTACITVYQPVCGSDGETYSNSCFFDIEKRCKNPALTVRCQGDCSEC, from the exons ATGGTGAAAACGGGATTTTTATCAGCTGTGATGCTCGTCACTCTGTTTGCCATCATCGGCACATCAAAGGCCGTTCCTCATAACCACAAACCAG CTTGCGGTAACACAGCTTGCATAACGGTCTACCAGCCCGTTTGTGGCAGCGATGGCGAGACATACTCCAACTCCTGCTTCTTTGATATCGAGAAGAGGTGCAAAAATCCAGCACTAACGGTGCGATGCCAAGGAGACTGCAGCGAGT